The proteins below come from a single Panicum hallii strain FIL2 chromosome 7, PHallii_v3.1, whole genome shotgun sequence genomic window:
- the LOC112901637 gene encoding uncharacterized protein LOC112901637 codes for MPVMESLIKLFNELEIQLLVLLSFTLQLFLFFAGNLRRSSSNSLLRLSLWAAYLGADLAAVYALGYLSRHEQTQQLAFFWAPFLLIHLGGQDTITAFAMEDNNLWLRHLLNLVTQVNLALYVFWKSIGRHNVELLISGIFAFVAGIIKYGERTWSLKCGSLTNLESSDAYHYRKRLPEGIGSDCGFVRAALQSMPSVIDVLSERSLLDVPTDLVDTIDDCDQMIGMVRLQLGMIYDDLYTKALELRTRNGVILRCISQASVIIAFALFYASDKERYKKADIAITYSLFVGCFFLELCSMFIPMMSPWTWAWLKVQKCDGLAKLSWFIFCCDTGYPKIKQRWPNLIGQYNLHSWLTDSDLQPKTYSKRIMILFRKLFVDFFGVGKKKIFWLSKILDIEYVDVDSMIVEFVGKEVRLLLYEFPIDQPQEWRHIGLLLKNIQKGFVRDFGQGIIAMHHATETFLRKYAASHSDMEANATRAEVPSGLMDVCRKLSKYMIYLLVTQPSILPLSISAAATLDQFQEPKVLGEITGIVDELCQLDPSKETLEELARMWTRLLLYAAGKSRAAMHAVQLSRGGELITFAWLLMAHCAMGDSHVRRIELTNTDTTLARDVRLRKTYAFLVPQDED; via the coding sequence ATGCCTGTAATGGAGAGTTTGATCAAACTATTCAATGAGTTGGAAATCCAGCTACTTGTGCTCCTCAGCTTCACACTACAACTGTTTCTCTTCTTTGCTGGCAACCTTCGCCGCAGTAGCAGCAACAGTCTCTTAAGACTCTCCCTTTGGGCAGCTTACTTGGGGGCCGACCTAGCAGCAGTTTATGCACTCGGCTATCTCTCACGGCATGAGCAGACCCAACAGCTAGCCTTCTTTTGGGCGCCATTTCTCCTCATCCATCTTGGAGGGCAGGACACTATTACTGCTTTTGCTATGGAGGACAACAATTTGTGGTTGAGGCATCTGTTGAATCTGGTGACACAAGTTAACCTAGCTTTATATGTTTTCTGGAAGTCCATTGGAAGACACAATGTCGAACTTTTAATTTCCGGCATCTTTGCATTTGTTGCTGGAATTATAAAGTATGGAGAAAGAACATGGTCTCTCAAATGTGGCAGCCTTACAAACCTTGAAAGCTCAGATGCATATCATTACAGAAAAAGACTGCCGGAAGGAATTGGGAGTGATTGTGGCTTTGTTCGTGCTGCTCTGCAATCTATGCCATCTGTCATTGATGTTTTATCCGAGCGCAGCTTGCTTGATGTACCAACCGATTTAGTAGACACCATAGATGATTGCGACCAAATGATTGGGATGGTGAGACTTCAGCTTGGCATGATATATGATGATCTCTACACTAAGGCTCTTGAGCTCAGAACTCGCAATGGAGTTATACTCAGATGCATCTCCCAGGCCTCTGTTATCATTGCTTTTGCGCTATTCTATGCAAGTGACAAAGAGAGGTATAAGAAAGCTGACATTGCGATCACCTATTCATTATTTGTCGGATGTTTTTTCCTGGAACTCTGTTCAATGTTTATTCCCATGATGTCACCATGGACATGGGCATGGTTGAAGGTTCAAAAATGTGATGGACTTGCCAAATTGTCGTGGTTTATTTTTTGTTGTGACACTGGATACCCAAAGATCAAACAACGGTGGCCAAATTTGATTGGACAGTACAACCTGCATAGCTGGCTGACTGACAGTGACCTGCAACCAAAGACATACAGCAAACGAATAATGATATTGTTCAGAAAGTTGTTTGTGGATTTCTTCGGTGTTGGaaagaagaaaatattttgGCTGAGCAAGATATTAGACATTGAGTACGTGGATGTGGATAGCATGATTGTGGAGTTCGTCGGAAAAGAGGTTAGACTATTACTGTATGAATTCCCAATTGATCAACCCCAAGAGTGGCGACATATTGGCCTCCTGCTTAAAAATATACAGAAAGGCTTTGTTAGAGATTTTGGCCAAGGTATTATTGCCATGCATCACGCCACTGAGACATTCTTGAGAAAATATGCTGCTTCTCATTCAGACATGGAGGCAAATGCTACAAGGGCAGAGGTACCTTCTGGTCTGATGGACGTATGCCGGAAACTATCAAAGTACATGATATACCTTTTGGTTACCCAACCTTCCATTCTGCCGCTCTCCATCAGCGCAGCAGCTACCTTAGATCAGTTTCAGGAACCTAAAGTACTTGGAGAGATCACGGGGATAGTCGATGAGCTATGTCAGTTGGATCCAAGCAAGGAAACACTAGAGGAGTTAGCGCGCATGTGGACGCGGCTCCTCCTTTACGCTGCTGGCAAGTCGAGGGCTGCGATGCATGCTGTGCAGCTGAGCAGAGGAGGAGAGCTCATCACATTCGCCTGGTTACTCATGGCCCACTGTGCAATGGGCGATTCCCATGTTAGAAGGATCGAACTGACCAATACTGATACTACTTTAGCTAGAGATGTACGGTTGAGGAAGACATATGCCTTCCTTGTTCCTCAAGACGAGGATTAG